The following are from one region of the Cottoperca gobio chromosome 13, fCotGob3.1, whole genome shotgun sequence genome:
- the bmp16 gene encoding bone morphogenetic protein 16 → MFPANLLLLMVLLLPQASSGRQGGDTSKIDHGRVSPVPSTVPPPPAGSLLLEPSLAQTIQNLLLSRLGLESQPDPRPGVLVPGYLLDLYRFHQQQYHLVEDPSFSFPSQHIQQANTVRSFHHNEPLGDSPIAEDRKKVHISFNVSSIPQDERVLSAELRLLRSSRASVGPGAHRLNLYLTEHHEDPKPTLLETRLLTTGLHSHKASGFWEAFSLSAELLHKALAGTGSLGFFLEVRPENITTSLPDESFSSAAAEEEAEKHKHGHLRVCRSVGQDEHSWAKERPLLVTYSHDGRGEPLVKHGRRTPSGSQRRGTKGTKDRARSSSKGRNRDQASGRAKKTGYTVPGWGSDKGGVSWSDRGRVKRNGGRAAKLKRLSRNRCRRHPLYVDFNDVGWHKWIIAPSGYDAFFCLGECRFPLADHMNSSSHAMVQTLVNSVNGAVPRACCVPTSLSPIALLYLDPQDRVVLKNYQDMVVEGCGCR, encoded by the exons ATGTTCCCTGCTAACCTCCTGCTCCTCATGGTCCTGCTGCTACCTCAAGCCTCGTCTGGTCGCCAGGGTGGAGACACCAGCAAGATCGACCATGGCAGGGTGTCCCCTGTGCCTTCCACCGTGCCGCCCCCTCCAGCAGGCTCCCTCCTCTTGGAGCCCAGTCTGGCTCAGACCATTCAGAATCTCCTCCTGAGCCGGCTGGGCCTCGAGTCACAGCCCGACCCTCGGCCTGGCGTGCTGGTGCCCGGGTACCTCCTGGATCTTTACCGATTCCACCAGCAGCAGTACCATCTAGTGGAGGACCCGTCGTTCAGCTTCCCCAGCCAGCACATCCAGCAGGCTAACACCGTACGCAGCTTTCACCACAATG AGCCCCTTGGAGACAGTCCCATAGCAGAGGATCGTAAGAAGGTGCACATCTCCTTCAATGTTTCATCCATCCCTCAGGATGAGAGGGTGCTCTCCGCTGAGCTTCGGCTGCTCCGCAGTAGCAGAGCCTCTGTGGGTCCTGGGGCCCACAGATTAAATCTATACCTCACTGAGCACCATGAGGACCCTAAGCCCACCCTGCTGGAGACAAGGTTACTCACCACTGGGCTCCACAGTCATAAAGCAAGTGGTTTCTGGGAGGCTTTTAGTCTAAGTGCAGAGCTCCTCCATAAGGCCCTTGCTGGGACTGGCAGTTTGGGCTTCTTCCTTGAGGTCAGACCTGAGAACATCACCACCTCGCTCCCTGACGAGAGcttctcctctgctgcagcagaggaggaggcagaaaaacacaaacacggaCACTTAAGGGTATGCAGGTCCGTGGGTCAGGACGAGCACAGCTGGGCCAAGGAAAGACCCCTTTTGGTGACTTATAGTCATGACGGGCGTGGAGAGCCCTTAGTCAAACATGGCAGGAGGACCCCCAGTGGAAGCCAGAGGAGAGGGACAAAAGGGACAAAAGACAGGGCCAGGAGCAGCAGCAAAGGCCGCAATAGAGACCAAGCCTCGGGGAGGGCCAAAAAAACGGGGTATACCGTGCCAGGCTGGGGCAGTGATAAAGGAGGGGTCAGTTGGAGTGACCGTGGAAGGGTGAAAAGAAATGGTGGTCGTGCAGCGAAACTGAAACGCCTTTCCCGTAACAGATGTCGCCGTCATCCTCTGTATGTAGATTTCAACGATGTGGGCTGGCACAAGTGGATCATTGCACCCAGCGGCTATGACGCCTTCTTCTGCCTGGGAGAGTGTCGCTTTCCTCTGGCCGACCACATGAACTCCTCCAGCCACGCTATGGTGCAAACTCTGGTGAACTCTGTGAATGGAGCAGTGCCCCGGGCCTGCTGCGTCCCCACCTCCCTTAGCCCCATCGCCCTGCTCTACCTGGACCCTCAAGACCGAGTGGTGCTGAAGAATTACCAAGACATGGTGGTGGAGGGCTGCGGCTGCCGATAG